The Saccharopolyspora gloriosae genome window below encodes:
- a CDS encoding ABC transporter permease yields the protein MTTPTTRKTRIDELAGAAPDIGVSLVASAWRRVRRSPVFLVGATIIGLFVLLALLAPLLAPHDPGLHLLENQVSRADNTIPPAQPGHPLGGDQYGRDLFSRLLLGSQQTLLVALLATVIGLGGGLVLGLLAGAFGGWVDALVMRAVDVLLSVPSLLLAVSIGALFAQQSQFTVILAVAIVQVPIFGRLLRGTMLAQRASDHVLAARALGVRESAIVFRHMLPNALGPVVVQATLVLAVAIIDAAALSFLGLGAADDSVPEWGQMLGGAQDVIDSHPQLAFWPAGCIILVALGFTLVGESLRDALDPKRRR from the coding sequence ATGACGACCCCCACCACGCGCAAGACGCGCATCGACGAGCTCGCCGGAGCGGCGCCCGACATCGGAGTCAGCCTGGTCGCCTCCGCGTGGCGGCGGGTGCGGCGCAGCCCGGTGTTCCTCGTCGGAGCCACCATCATCGGCCTGTTCGTGCTGCTGGCGCTGCTGGCACCGCTGCTGGCGCCGCACGACCCGGGACTGCACCTGCTGGAGAACCAGGTGTCGCGCGCGGACAACACGATTCCGCCCGCGCAGCCCGGACATCCGCTCGGCGGCGACCAGTACGGCCGGGACCTGTTCTCCCGGTTGCTGCTCGGCTCGCAGCAGACGCTGCTGGTGGCGCTGCTGGCCACCGTGATCGGGCTCGGCGGCGGGCTGGTGCTCGGGCTGTTGGCGGGCGCGTTCGGCGGCTGGGTGGACGCGCTGGTGATGCGCGCCGTGGACGTGCTGCTGTCGGTGCCGTCGCTGCTGCTGGCGGTGTCCATCGGGGCGTTGTTCGCGCAGCAGAGCCAGTTCACGGTGATCCTGGCCGTGGCGATCGTGCAGGTGCCGATCTTCGGCAGGTTGCTGCGGGGCACGATGCTCGCGCAGCGCGCCAGCGATCACGTGCTCGCCGCGCGGGCGCTGGGCGTGCGGGAGAGCGCCATCGTGTTCCGGCACATGCTGCCCAACGCGCTCGGACCGGTCGTCGTGCAGGCCACGCTGGTGCTGGCGGTGGCGATCATCGACGCCGCCGCGCTGTCGTTCCTGGGGCTCGGCGCGGCCGACGACTCGGTTCCCGAGTGGGGCCAGATGCTGGGCGGTGCGCAGGACGTCATCGACTCGCATCCGCAGCTGGCGTTCTGGCCCGCGGGCTGCATCATCCTCGTCGCCCTCGGGTTCACCCTGGTCGGCGAGTCGTTGCGGGACGCCCTGGACCCGAAGCGGCGACGTTGA
- a CDS encoding ABC transporter ATP-binding protein, with protein sequence MTNESTGSDAGPDPEVLVEVTGLAVHFPIKRGVVLDRTVGHVYAVDGVSLSIRRGETYGLVGESGCGKSTLGRALLRLERPTAGSVVFDGTDLSAMKGEPLRRMRRRMQMVFQDPLSSLDPRQSVEALLVEGMRAHGLDRGREATATRLRELLTAVGMPVSALRKYPHEFSGGQRQRIGIARALAVGPELIVADEPVSALDVSVQAQVVNLLEDLQGEFGLTYLVIAHDLAVVRHIADRVGVMYLGGLVEEAASDDLYAEPLHPYTRALLSAVPVPDPEVEDRREQILLSGDLPSPAAPPAGCRFHTRCPWSNPDRCGSQRPELRTISGGHRVACHHAEAIRDGLLHPATEQTPDVTPLPTTEPAT encoded by the coding sequence ATGACGAACGAATCCACCGGGAGCGACGCCGGGCCGGACCCCGAGGTGCTGGTCGAGGTCACCGGCCTCGCCGTGCACTTCCCGATCAAGCGCGGCGTCGTGCTGGACCGCACCGTGGGCCACGTCTACGCCGTCGACGGGGTGTCGCTGAGCATCCGGCGCGGCGAGACCTACGGCCTGGTCGGGGAATCCGGCTGCGGGAAGTCCACTTTGGGCAGAGCGCTGCTGCGCCTGGAGCGGCCCACCGCGGGCAGCGTCGTGTTCGACGGCACCGACCTGTCCGCGATGAAGGGCGAACCGCTGCGCCGGATGCGCCGCCGGATGCAGATGGTCTTCCAGGACCCGCTGTCCTCGCTGGATCCGCGGCAATCCGTGGAGGCGCTGCTGGTGGAGGGGATGCGCGCGCACGGGCTCGACCGCGGCCGGGAGGCGACGGCGACGAGGCTCCGCGAACTGCTCACCGCCGTCGGCATGCCCGTCTCCGCGCTGCGCAAGTATCCGCACGAGTTCTCCGGCGGCCAGCGCCAGCGCATCGGCATCGCGCGGGCGCTCGCGGTGGGCCCGGAGCTGATCGTCGCCGACGAACCGGTCTCGGCGCTCGACGTGTCCGTGCAGGCGCAGGTCGTCAACCTGCTCGAAGACCTGCAGGGCGAGTTCGGCCTCACCTACCTGGTCATCGCGCACGACCTCGCCGTGGTGCGCCACATCGCCGACCGGGTCGGCGTGATGTACCTCGGCGGGCTCGTGGAGGAGGCGGCCTCGGACGACCTCTACGCCGAGCCGCTGCACCCGTACACCCGCGCGCTGCTGTCGGCGGTGCCCGTGCCGGATCCGGAGGTGGAGGACCGCCGCGAGCAGATCCTGCTCTCCGGCGACCTGCCCTCACCCGCCGCGCCACCGGCGGGCTGCCGGTTCCACACCCGCTGCCCGTGGAGCAACCCGGACCGCTGCGGTTCGCAACGCCCCGAGCTGCGCACGATCAGCGGCGGCCACCGCGTCGCCTGCCACCACGCCGAAGCCATCCGCGACGGCCTCCTGCACCCCGCCACCGAGCAGACCCCCGACGTGACCCCCCTCCCCACCACCGAACCAGCGACCTGA
- a CDS encoding ABC transporter permease, which yields MLRYTIRRLAQLVLVVFVLSMLLFGWLRMLPGGPVSALLGDRATPEARAQLESQLGLDQPIWVQYGKFLLRAFTGDFGTSTGVERGAPALEVFLTRFPATIELSLFALLLAVAVGIPLGYLAARRRGGWWDNISITWSLVGVAVPVFFLAFLLKFVFAVQLGVLPASGRQDTGIQATHVTGFYILDGLLTREWDASWNAFVHLILPAIALSTIPFAVIFRITRAAVLDVLDEDYVRTARAKGLSAMVIRGRHVLHNAMLPVVTTIGLQTGALLAGAVLTERVFNIAGIGQAVAVGFERKDFPVLQVVILAAAMVYVLVNLLVDLSYALIDPRLRAR from the coding sequence TTGCTCCGCTACACGATCCGGCGACTGGCACAGCTGGTGCTCGTCGTCTTCGTCCTGTCCATGTTGCTGTTCGGCTGGTTGCGCATGCTGCCCGGCGGGCCCGTTTCGGCGCTGCTCGGCGACCGGGCCACCCCGGAGGCCCGCGCCCAGCTGGAGTCGCAGCTCGGCCTGGACCAGCCGATCTGGGTGCAGTACGGGAAGTTCCTGCTGCGCGCGTTCACCGGTGACTTCGGCACCTCCACCGGGGTGGAGCGGGGCGCGCCGGCGCTGGAGGTCTTCCTGACCCGGTTCCCCGCGACCATCGAGCTCTCGCTGTTCGCGCTGCTGCTGGCGGTGGCCGTGGGCATTCCGCTCGGCTACCTCGCGGCGCGGCGCCGCGGCGGCTGGTGGGACAACATCAGCATCACCTGGTCGCTGGTCGGCGTCGCGGTGCCGGTGTTCTTCCTGGCGTTCCTGCTGAAGTTCGTGTTCGCCGTGCAGCTGGGCGTGCTGCCCGCGTCGGGCAGGCAGGACACCGGGATCCAGGCCACCCACGTCACCGGCTTCTACATCCTCGACGGGCTGCTGACCCGCGAGTGGGACGCGTCGTGGAACGCGTTCGTGCACCTGATCCTGCCGGCGATCGCGCTGTCCACCATCCCGTTCGCGGTGATCTTCCGGATCACCAGGGCGGCGGTGCTCGACGTGCTCGACGAGGACTACGTGCGCACCGCCCGCGCGAAGGGCCTCAGCGCCATGGTGATCCGCGGCAGGCACGTGCTGCACAACGCGATGCTCCCGGTGGTCACCACCATCGGCCTGCAGACCGGGGCGCTGCTGGCGGGCGCGGTGCTGACCGAGCGGGTGTTCAACATCGCGGGCATCGGCCAAGCCGTCGCCGTCGGCTTCGAACGCAAGGACTTCCCGGTGCTGCAAGTGGTGATCCTCGCGGCGGCGATGGTGTACGTGCTGGTCAACCTGCTCGTCGACCTCTCGTACGCGCTGATCGACCCCAGATTGCGGGCGAGGTGA
- a CDS encoding ABC transporter ATP-binding protein has protein sequence MALLEVRDLSVVFARRGEPPMTAVDGISFDVEPGRTVGLVGESGCGKSVTSLAIMGLLPQRGAEVTGSVRFDGTDLLALGKKELDRRRGRDLSMVFQDPLSSLNPVVPIGLQVSEVIERHRGLSRKQAMPEASDLLRRVGIPDPTRRLKEYPHQLSGGMRQRALIAMALACRPRLLIADEPTTALDVTIQAQILNLLAKLVADTDTALIMITHDLGVVAGLCDEVNVLYAGRVVERATRHELFARPRHPYTAGLLASVPRLDSPRGQRLSPIRGSVSDNIPWDTGCAFCPRCPNALEICEQEPPDVSVDVGARLLRCHNPVRENAVSTAELS, from the coding sequence ATGGCATTGCTGGAAGTCCGCGACCTGTCGGTGGTGTTCGCGCGCCGGGGTGAGCCGCCGATGACGGCGGTCGACGGCATCTCCTTCGACGTCGAACCGGGCCGCACCGTCGGCCTGGTCGGGGAGTCCGGGTGCGGCAAGTCCGTCACCTCGCTGGCGATCATGGGCCTGCTGCCGCAGCGCGGCGCGGAGGTGACCGGCTCGGTGCGGTTCGACGGGACGGACCTGCTGGCGCTCGGCAAGAAGGAGCTCGACCGGCGGCGCGGGCGGGACCTGAGCATGGTGTTCCAGGACCCGCTGAGCTCGCTGAACCCGGTGGTGCCAATCGGGTTGCAGGTCTCCGAGGTGATCGAGCGCCACCGCGGCCTCAGCCGCAAGCAGGCGATGCCGGAGGCGTCGGACCTGCTGCGCCGCGTGGGCATCCCGGACCCGACCCGGCGGCTCAAGGAGTACCCGCACCAGCTCTCCGGCGGCATGCGGCAGCGCGCGCTGATCGCGATGGCGCTGGCGTGCCGGCCGCGGTTGCTCATCGCCGACGAGCCGACGACCGCGCTGGACGTGACGATCCAGGCGCAGATCCTGAACCTGCTGGCGAAGCTCGTCGCCGACACCGACACGGCGCTGATCATGATCACGCACGACCTGGGCGTGGTGGCCGGGTTGTGCGACGAGGTCAACGTGCTCTACGCGGGCCGCGTCGTGGAACGGGCTACCCGCCACGAGCTGTTCGCCCGGCCGCGCCACCCCTACACCGCCGGGCTGCTGGCCTCGGTGCCCCGGCTGGATTCGCCGCGGGGGCAACGGCTTTCGCCGATCCGCGGGTCGGTGAGCGACAACATCCCGTGGGACACCGGCTGCGCGTTCTGCCCGCGCTGCCCGAACGCGCTGGAGATCTGCGAACAGGAGCCGCCGGACGTGAGCGTGGACGTGGGGGCGCGGTTGCTGCGCTGCCACAACCCGGTCCGGGAGAACGCCGTGAGCACTGCGGAGCTGTCATGA